TTCAAGCGCACTGTGTGCAACATGGAACAACTGCTCCACAAAGCCATGGATTTGGCAAATCAAGCTGTTGACCAAGATGACCACCAATGTCTCGATATGCTTGGAACAGTGGACCATGAAGCAGACTCTCACAATTCTCCACCAAGTGTGCACGAGAGCCTACCTAGCGTCTACGAGTCGAGTGACGATGAacagccgcctcctcctcctcctcctcctcctcctcctcctcctcctgttcaCAAAAGATCGATCGAGAAGGTTGCTACGCCACGTTCTTCGATCAAGAAGCCTCCTCATATCCCCAAACATCATAGGTCAGCTCCTGGTATGCGCAGTAGGAACGTCAGAATCGAGATTCCCAAGAGGGTCACGAGCCTCAGGAAGCTCAACGCTGGTATGGTGCATGTCCCACTATCAGACCTTCAACGGAGTCGATTTCAGGAGTTGTCGCCCCCAGTGAGCCCGCTCACGCACGCCCCTTCCAGACCAGACGATCACGGCCAGACAGATTCTCTATCTGAACAAGGCTGCATCTTGATGAGTAGAGGGtccaagaaggtcaagaagTGTCGCAGTTGCCGCCGTCTTCCTTTGCTCAACCATCGCTTCAGCTTCTTGTGTGCaaaggaagaggatgttCCTCTTAAGGATACTCGTTCAAGACCTGATGCCAAGCTGCGACCCGCCGGAAAGTCAATTTCGGGAAAGATACGAAAATCAAACTCTTGGAGCTTCGATGGTGCTGCTGACCATCGTCCTGATGATTCAATGGAGGACAGTCTGCTCCATGAGACGGATGGAGCTGGGCCGTCGGCCGAGAGATCATATCCGGCCAAAGATGATCACTTTGAGCAAGATGATCCTCACCCCGAGAATGGTACCGACAGCAGACGTATCAACCTTCGTGGAAAGGCACACGTCAGTCTCAGAGGCTATCAGGGCTTCAGCCTCGCTCGTGCATATCGACGCCATCCCATTGCTCGCGACTGGTCTACGGTCCGGAAACGTTTTGTGGCGACGGTTGCATGCCTGAGTACGGCTGTCATTGGTGTTCTTATCGGCATCTATGCTGGTATGGTGCCTTCGATACAATACATGATTGCTGACCTGCAACACTACGCCATTCTCGGCAATGTTTTCTTCTACATTGGTCTCGCCatccccagcttcttcttctggccGTTACCTCTTCTTCATGGCCGGAAGCCCTACATCCTGTCGAGTTTGGTCTTGGCTATGCCTCTCCTTTTTCCTCAGGCCATCACGGTTAGCCAGCCTCGGTCACCCTACGTCAGCACCTGGAGATGGGCTCTGTTGAGTTCTCGTGCCTTCATGGGCCTTACCCTGGGCTTTGCTAGCATGAACTTTCACTCCGTATTGACTGATCTGTTTGGGGCTTCGTTGATGAGCGGCAACCCGCACCAAGAGATTGTTGACAAGCATGACGTGCGAAGACACGGAGGAGGTATGGGTGCTTGGTTGGGGCTCTGGACATGGTGCTACACTGGCTCTCTTGGAATTGGGTTCTTGCTTGGGGCCGTCATCATTGACAGCGCAAACCCATCATGGGGATTCTACGtcagcatcatcctcatcatgtTCATCCTTCTTTTGAATGTTGTCTGTCCCGAAGTCCGACGCTCCCCGTTCAGGAGATCCGTGGCTGAGGTCAGAAACGGCAACCGGGTTTCGAGAAGGGTGGCCCGAGGGGAGGTCATGATGCATCGTGTCAAGGATGGTCCTACATGGTGGGGGCAAGAGGTGTACCATGGCATCTTGTTGTCGCTGGAGATGCTTCGGCAGCCTGGCTTTCTCATCATTGCGCTCTACACGGGATGGATCTACGCCCaggtcgtcctcatcattgTTCTCCTGGGTGCCTTGACATCGAGGTCATACCAGTTGAGGTCACCGTTTGTTGGTCTCTGTGTCGCTTTCATTTCGTTCGGTGCTTTGGTGGCCATCCCGTTCCAAAAGGCGAACTTATTTTCTCGGGgtcgccaccaccagcaacagtCAAATGAGGATACATTCGACAAGAAATTCTCATGGACGTCTCACCTGTTGAGGCGGACAATTGTTTGCTTGGTGTTGCCTCTTGTGGGAGTCGCCTACACATTTGCCTCGACCGGCCCTCCGGTTCCTCTTGAAATCCCTACACTATTCGCTACGATGATTGGTTTGCTCTCGGGTCTCGCCATCTCAGAATGCAACGGCTTGATCATGGAGACATTTGACACTTCGGATCTTCACCCGGGAATGACTGGCCGGCCGCGTGGTGCCTCCAACAAGTCATCCAAACGCACCAACTACTCGTCTTTTCCCCGCGTCACAGCCGGGTTTGCAGTGTGCCACACGATTGGGTTTGTCCTGGCAGCTGTGGCTACGGCAGTGGGAGGTAATCTGCAGCGAAACCTCGGTCAGCAAGCTGCAACTGGTGTCGTTGCCGGTATTCTGTTGATCCTGacgctccttctcctcgcggTTCTCATTCGCTTCAAAGATGTGCAAATCATTCCAGTTTCCAAGAATCTCGAGATggagaagtgggagaagTACCGCAGAGAGAGCATCCGCCGTCGCTCTGAAGTGTCCGCACCTgccaaacaaaacaccatgACGGACGCAGAGATGTGGCGGCCTCTTCTCATGGGCAATCCCTCGAGCCGCATGCGCCGTGTCAACATTCTTGAGCTGGGGTCCATGAGTCGGTGGACAGAGATTCGCAAGAAGAACCGTCTGATTGATGAGACGTCAGCTCATCTCAACCGTGCTGCTCTCGAGTCGGCAGCTACAGCCCTTGAGGAGACAACCACTGATCTTGTCCGTCGTGTCAGCAGCCGGAGGAACAACCGGAGCCCTCCGCCACGGAGGTTTTTCACTGGCAGCCCTGGCCCTTCGGGGGTAGCGAGAAGTGAGAGTCCCATACAGCGGGCTGGGATGACGCCAAAGGCTATGGAGCTTGATTCCTTTATTGTGGTCAGACAACCACCTGTTGCTGCTACTGCTGTTCCGGCGAGTCCATCGCCACTTCCGGGCCATTCCAAGACGAGAGGCGCCGGTGATGACTTTATGGAGCGGGAGTGTGTCATGGGGCAGACGGtgaaggaggaagaaaatgagaatggggatggggcgCTGTTTGAGTCGAGTGATTTTTTGAGTTCGTCGGATGACCAGAAGGATGTTGTTGGGCGTGGTCGTGCGGAGATCAAGGGCAAGTTTGATGATATGGGACATCAAGGTCATGGTCATCTGAGTCATtttcaggaggaggagagcgaggggaggaggaatgggaatgAGATTCAAAGGAAGTGAAGACTGTCAGAAGGGGGTAGAGATTTTGTGATTTTATGGCCCTAGATTAGGTACCTCTATAAGTCATGCTCACACTTTCACGTTTTGTTTGGGAGTTGAAGAACCTGTTGCCTGGCCATGAAGTGTGCTCGTCAggttgctccttcccttcaGAGctgttgtggctgctgctggtccATTCATGCTCACCCAACGtggaaagaggaaggagtgAACCAGTGGTTTAGGTTGGATGACAAGGAAGTGGACCACATATGGATGTGGCCCAGGTAGGTTTGAACTACCCAAGCCATCTACCCACATTaaaccctccacaaccctGGACCTCCGAAAGCCCCCCGATATCAACACACACTTTATATTCCACCCACAGAGACCAAAAATGAAGCTTTtcttttacttttttttgcTCCAGGTACCCACCAATGGCCAAATataccgaggaggatgttaAAAATGCCTAGAAAAACATTGCTGCTGGTATAAGCCAGCGAAAAGCGTCCAACAAGCACGGGATTCCACGTTCCACCCTGAAGCACCGCATTGATGGTACCCTACCAAGGAACCTTGCCCATGAAAACCAACAGCGACTTTCTCACGGCCAAGAAGACCTCATTGTTCAATGGATCCTTCGTCAGGAAAGCCTTGGCTACGCTCCCACCCATGCCAATGTGAAGGCTTTAGCGGCCAGTTTACTGGCTGAACAAGGCgatcccaacccccttgGCAAGCACTGGGTATCCCACTTTATTGGCCGTTATCCCGATATTAAAACAAAGGTTGGAAAGAAAATTGACTACGCCAGAGTCAACGAAGATACCCCGGAGAATATCAACAAGTTCTTTGACCTATATTCCACCGTTGACTGGACCATGCCTAGGCACAGGTATAACCACAATGAGGTGGGTATAATGGAAGGCCAGGGAGAAAACGGCTTGGTTATTGGGTCTTCGAAGCGGGACAAGAAGTCTGTATACGTTAAACAGAACGGAAGAAGGACCTGGACCACCATACTTGAGTGTATCTCACAAGACGGGAGAGTCCTCCCCCCCGGGGTCATCTTCAAAGGCAAAGACCTTCAAAAGCAGTGGTTTAAGGACCAATTGAACAAGGACTGGTATGTGGCTGTATCAGAGAACGGCTGGATCAGCAATAACCTTACCGTTGGTTGGCTTAAAGAGGTCTTTATACCAAGGACTGAACCTGAGGATCCATCAGAACCCCGTCTTCTTATTTGTGATGGCCATGGCTCACATACCACTGACGACTTCATGATCCGGTGCTACAGGAGCAATATTTACCTTCTTTTCCTGCCCCCCCACTGCTCTCACgtccttcaaccccttgACATTGGTTGCTTTTCCAGTGTAAAGAAGGCGTATAAGAGGCTTGTGGCTGTGAACGACGCCCTCACCAACTGTACGCCTAACGGCAAGGTCGACTTGGTCCGGCTGTATGACCTTGCCCGCAAGCAGGGCTTTAGGAAAGAAAATATTGCCGGCGGCTGGCGTGGGACAGGATTATGGCCCATACGTAGGCGCAAACCGCTCTTTTCAAGCCAGGTGGTAGTCCCTGTGGTGCCGTTGGATCTCTCTTCAAAAACACCTACTTTCCATACCGTGGGGGATTCCcaggtggccaagaaggtcagGGACCTACTCAAGAACCATACACCGGCCGGAAAACGGCTTGCGGCAAGGACTCTCACCAGTACTATACTCACACTGAGATCTGAGGCATCCATCCACAAAGCTAATGCGGCAAGGCACCAACAGAACGCCCAGAAGGCCCAGGAAGCAAGAAAAAGGCGCAAGTTGAATAGAGAAGACTCGAATTCCAAGTTTGTGAGGCTCTGTGAACTGGAAGAGGCCCGCAttgaagggagggtggtggag
The sequence above is a segment of the Podospora pseudocomata strain CBS 415.72m chromosome 2 map unlocalized CBS415.72m_2, whole genome shotgun sequence genome. Coding sequences within it:
- a CDS encoding uncharacterized protein (COG:U; EggNog:ENOG503NZXE) yields the protein MNANHPPELRTGLQMGTTGPDVPPSPESCCFTTAPVGLPDFGEGVSTVPSSSKAYQDALQNLSASHPPWLDKAAPLSYFTPGLVGSREGSPRSFLSHPPVQKPLPVVPETRRKPDPEAGHSGGGIQGRICIDPRMHPTKAHAKLHHPGLLKGADFCDAGVECAPIEAIESPEKDKRLFPFGDFFDDSSDEEGPVVGYRFRRLTGGDICRERVDVSNHKHFGHSSALKVRPALGVTAFNLSDHEQRQPYHGVSKVRTLADIPPIKLLNPPLEIPLRDSSLADPGQVCDDLAPEQTEAPSDPSRPSSEYSSRSSSRHLGDMLLYGEGPPSHQRADSAQSMISDGTVFSPFESGQPAVGEIFHQDRSPILDETAVLSDAEPANAPEETLWANGRSFSQNEDPILRPLECGFPTVHPCSCVVPKVQPSTEDLLGVGLRPLVESPRTKSSAERRTRTRRAETAPEDSDVELSTASKKASSVDPRRATTTTVSSNSGDGPRSTGITTPRNLDLSRLASFFRDLTKPYETYQSKLTELPARENTVEFVEGNQPTSPVSGRIRNLTGNSTASTSLDTRFKRTVCNMEQLLHKAMDLANQAVDQDDHQCLDMLGTVDHEADSHNSPPSVHESLPSVYESSDDEQPPPPPPPPPPPPPPVHKRSIEKVATPRSSIKKPPHIPKHHRSAPGMRSRNVRIEIPKRVTSLRKLNAGMVHVPLSDLQRSRFQELSPPVSPLTHAPSRPDDHGQTDSLSEQGCILMSRGSKKVKKCRSCRRLPLLNHRFSFLCAKEEDVPLKDTRSRPDAKLRPAGKSISGKIRKSNSWSFDGAADHRPDDSMEDSLLHETDGAGPSAERSYPAKDDHFEQDDPHPENGTDSRRINLRGKAHVSLRGYQGFSLARAYRRHPIARDWSTVRKRFVATVACLSTAVIGVLIGIYAGMVPSIQYMIADLQHYAILGNVFFYIGLAIPSFFFWPLPLLHGRKPYILSSLVLAMPLLFPQAITVSQPRSPYVSTWRWALLSSRAFMGLTLGFASMNFHSVLTDLFGASLMSGNPHQEIVDKHDVRRHGGGMGAWLGLWTWCYTGSLGIGFLLGAVIIDSANPSWGFYVSIILIMFILLLNVVCPEVRRSPFRRSVAEVRNGNRVSRRVARGEVMMHRVKDGPTWWGQEVYHGILLSLEMLRQPGFLIIALYTGWIYAQVVLIIVLLGALTSRSYQLRSPFVGLCVAFISFGALVAIPFQKANLFSRGRHHQQQSNEDTFDKKFSWTSHLLRRTIVCLVLPLVGVAYTFASTGPPVPLEIPTLFATMIGLLSGLAISECNGLIMETFDTSDLHPGMTGRPRGASNKSSKRTNYSSFPRVTAGFAVCHTIGFVLAAVATAVGGNLQRNLGQQAATGVVAGILLILTLLLLAVLIRFKDVQIIPVSKNLEMEKWEKYRRESIRRRSEVSAPAKQNTMTDAEMWRPLLMGNPSSRMRRVNILELGSMSRWTEIRKKNRLIDETSAHLNRAALESAATALEETTTDLVRRVSSRRNNRSPPPRRFFTGSPGPSGVARSESPIQRAGMTPKAMELDSFIVVRQPPVAATAVPASPSPLPGHSKTRGAGDDFMERECVMGQTVKEEENENGDGALFESSDFLSSSDDQKDVVGRGRAEIKGKFDDMGHQGHGHLSHFQEEESEGRRNGNEIQRK